The Osmerus eperlanus chromosome 25, fOsmEpe2.1, whole genome shotgun sequence genome contains a region encoding:
- the LOC134012022 gene encoding phospholipid phosphatase 1-like isoform X2, whose product MFETGGILLVVLDIICLILAALPFAILTPQHNPFKRGFFCSDESIRYPLKDDTISYQLLGGIMIPFTLIVMVCGECLAVYLTSLKTKSKAPGASYVSRIYKAVGSFLFGAATNQSLTDIAKYSVGRLRPHFLAVCKPQWSSIDCKAGGYVENFTCTGDPTMVDEARVSFFSGHSSFSMYCMLFLVLYLQARLQVRWARLLRPTGQFFLLAVAVYVGLSRVSDYKHHWSDVLTGLLLGALVAILTVVCVSNFFKQSVKVVEVEEVEEQSHTSLQDNPSNGNHYGSTD is encoded by the exons ATGTTTGAAACCGGAGGGATCCTGCTCGTCGTTCTTGACATAATCTGTCTAATCCTCG ccGCCCTACCCTTTGCCATCCTCACCCCTCAACACAACCCCTTCAAACGAGGCTTCTTCTGCAGCGACGAGTCCATCAGATATCCTCTCAAGGATGACACCATCTCCTACCAGCTCCTGGGCGGCATCATGATCCCGTTCACTCTCATAGTG ATGGTCTGTGGAGAATGCCTCGCCGTGTACCTGACCAGCCTGAAGACCAAATCCAAAGCCCCGGGGGCCTCCTATGTGTCCAGAATCTACAAGGCCGTGGGCAGCTTCCTGTTTGGGGCTGCCACTAACCAATCGCTGACAGACATCGCCAAGTACTCCGTTGGTCGGTTGCGGCCTCACTTCCTTGCTGTGTGCAAGCCCCAGTGGAGCAGCATCGACTGCAAGGCGGGGGGATATGTGGAGAACTTCACCTGCACTGGAGATCCCACCATGGTGGACGAGGCCAG agtGTCCTTCTTCTCGGGTCATTCCTCTTTCTCCATGTACTGTATGCTGTTTCTGGTG cTGTACCTCCAGGCCAGGCTGCAGGTGCGCTGGGCGAGGCTGCTGCGGCCCACGGGCCAGTTCTTCCTGCTGGCCGTGGCCGTGTATGTGGGGCTGTCCCGGGTGTCGGACTACAAACACCACTGGAGCGACGTGCTCACTGGCCTTCTGCTAGGAGCCCTGGTGGCTATATTGACG GTCGTCTGTGTGTCTAACTTCTTCAAGCAGTCCGTcaaagtggtggaggtggaggaggtagaggagcagTCACACACTAGTTTACAAGACAATCCGTCCAATGGAAACCACTACGGAAGTACCGACTAG
- the LOC134012345 gene encoding chondroitin sulfate N-acetylgalactosaminyltransferase 1-like: MVGRRLLILGGRVGLLGLLLCSCLALLYLLACEPGRRRASAPGRQAAMSWPGGATSQEGYLALLQEREDKHRHYMNSLTQQLAQLKEALQERTRQLQEALQKAKATGVLPLGLEGLRSPQIHTDLQEFFRAQLSRAEVQTGEKIPSEYAVVPFDSFTLRRVYQLETGLTRHPEERPIRKDRRDELIGALETALQVLNTPAHQRPTGRRSYAPSDFIEGLTRTVKDKGTVYELIFKGQGPQDFRQLVFFRPFGPLVRVKSEMVDTQNMLINIVVPLSKRADTFRHFISNFRDECIRQDGKIHLTVVYFGREQIDEVKAIMDQASRETHFRNFTLIQLNEEFSRGRGLDVGARAWRRSQNVLLFFCDVDIHFTSDFLTSCRLNTEAGKKVFYPVLFSQYNPALIYNNQTPLPPIQQQLVIRKDSGFWRDFGFGMTCQYRSDFINIGGFDRSIKGWGLEDVHLYRKYLHSKLMVIRSPSRSIFHLWHEKRCADELSPDKYQMCMQTKAMSEASHSHLGALLFRTKIQEHQQRQRNRRE, from the exons ctacctcctggcCTGCGAGCCCGGCCGCCGGCGCGCTTCCGCCCCCGGACGCCAGGCGGCGATGTCCTGGCCGGGCGGCGCCACCAGCCAGGAGGGCTACCTGGCGTtgctgcaggagagggaggacaaacacagacactatATGAACAGCCTGACTCAGCAGCTGGCCCAGCTGAAGGAGGCTCTCCAGGAGAGGACCAGGCAGCTCCAGGAGGCTCTCCAGAAGGCCAAGGCCACGGGGGTGCTCCccctggggctggaggggctgcggAGCCCCCAGATACACACCGACCTCCAG GAGTTCTTCCGGGCCCAGCTGAGCAGGGCTGAGGTCCAGACAGGGGAGAAGATACCCAGCGAGTACGCTGTGGTCCCGTTCGACAGCTTCACCCTGAGGAG GGTGTACCAGCTGGAGACGGGTCTAACCAGACACCCGGAGGAGCGTCCAATAAGGAAGGACCGGAGAGACGAGCTCATTGGGGCGTTGGAGACCGCCCTGCAGGTCCTCAACACTCCAGCACACCAACGACCCACCGGCCGTCGCTCCTACGCCCCCTCAGACTTCATCGAGG gtcTGACCCGTACAGTGAAAGACAAGGGCACTGTGTATGAGCTGATATTCAAGGGCCAGGGGCCCCAGGACTTCAGACAGCTGGTTTTCTTCCGGCCCTTTGGACCCCTGGTCCGGGTGAAGAGTGAGATGGTGGACACTCAGAACATGCTCATCAACATCGTGGTGCCTCTCTCCAAGAGGGCGGACACTTTCAGACACTTCATCAGCAACTTCAG ggaCGAGTGCATCCGTCAGGATGGGAAAATTCACCTCACAGTGGTCTACTTTGGGAGAGAGCAGATCGACGAGGTGAAAGCGATCATGGACCAGGCGTCCAG ggAGACCCATTTCCGGAACTTTACCCTCATCCAGCTTAACGAGGAGTTCTCCCGTGGGCGTGGCTTAGATGTGGGAGCGCGGGCCTGGAGGCGGAGCCAAAACGTGCTCCTCTTCTTCTGCGACGTTGACATCCACTTCACCTCGGACTTTCTCACTTCCTGTCGACTCAACACGGAGGCCG GGAAGAAGGTGTTCTACCCAGTGCTCTTTAGTCAGTACAACCCAGCCCTGATCTACAATAaccagacacccctcccccctattCAACAACAACTG GTGATAAGGAAGGACTCAGGTTTCTGGAGAGACTTTGGGTTTGGCATGACGTGCCAGTATCGCTCCGATTTCATCAACATAG GCGGCTTCGACCGCAGCATCAAGGGCTGGGGATTGGAGGACGTCCACCTGTACAGGAAGTACCTGCACAGTAAGCTGATGGTGATTCGCTCGCCGTCGCGCAGCATCTTCCACCTGTGGCACGAGAAGCGGTGCGCCGACGAGCTGTCGCCGGACAAGTACCAGATGTGCATGCAGACCAAGGCCATGAGCGAGGCCTCGCACAGCCACCTGGGGGCGCTGTTGTTCAGGACCAAGATCCAGGAGCACCAGCAGCGACAGaggaacaggagggag
- the LOC134012022 gene encoding phospholipid phosphatase 1-like isoform X1: protein MKLGSAKLKGEACSTDRQCLSPKESRQPIILESTYFSKPETRRHKMFETGGILLVVLDIICLILAALPFAILTPQHNPFKRGFFCSDESIRYPLKDDTISYQLLGGIMIPFTLIVMVCGECLAVYLTSLKTKSKAPGASYVSRIYKAVGSFLFGAATNQSLTDIAKYSVGRLRPHFLAVCKPQWSSIDCKAGGYVENFTCTGDPTMVDEARVSFFSGHSSFSMYCMLFLVLYLQARLQVRWARLLRPTGQFFLLAVAVYVGLSRVSDYKHHWSDVLTGLLLGALVAILTVVCVSNFFKQSVKVVEVEEVEEQSHTSLQDNPSNGNHYGSTD, encoded by the exons ATGAAGTTGGGTAGTGCCAAGTTAAAAGG CGAGGCATGTTCTACCGATAGACAGTGTCTCTCGCCGAAAGAAAGCCGTCAGCCAATCATTCTGGAGTCTACGTATTTTTCCAAGCCAGAAACTCGGAGACACAAAATGTTTGAAACCGGAGGGATCCTGCTCGTCGTTCTTGACATAATCTGTCTAATCCTCG ccGCCCTACCCTTTGCCATCCTCACCCCTCAACACAACCCCTTCAAACGAGGCTTCTTCTGCAGCGACGAGTCCATCAGATATCCTCTCAAGGATGACACCATCTCCTACCAGCTCCTGGGCGGCATCATGATCCCGTTCACTCTCATAGTG ATGGTCTGTGGAGAATGCCTCGCCGTGTACCTGACCAGCCTGAAGACCAAATCCAAAGCCCCGGGGGCCTCCTATGTGTCCAGAATCTACAAGGCCGTGGGCAGCTTCCTGTTTGGGGCTGCCACTAACCAATCGCTGACAGACATCGCCAAGTACTCCGTTGGTCGGTTGCGGCCTCACTTCCTTGCTGTGTGCAAGCCCCAGTGGAGCAGCATCGACTGCAAGGCGGGGGGATATGTGGAGAACTTCACCTGCACTGGAGATCCCACCATGGTGGACGAGGCCAG agtGTCCTTCTTCTCGGGTCATTCCTCTTTCTCCATGTACTGTATGCTGTTTCTGGTG cTGTACCTCCAGGCCAGGCTGCAGGTGCGCTGGGCGAGGCTGCTGCGGCCCACGGGCCAGTTCTTCCTGCTGGCCGTGGCCGTGTATGTGGGGCTGTCCCGGGTGTCGGACTACAAACACCACTGGAGCGACGTGCTCACTGGCCTTCTGCTAGGAGCCCTGGTGGCTATATTGACG GTCGTCTGTGTGTCTAACTTCTTCAAGCAGTCCGTcaaagtggtggaggtggaggaggtagaggagcagTCACACACTAGTTTACAAGACAATCCGTCCAATGGAAACCACTACGGAAGTACCGACTAG